AGGCTCTTTCCCACTGGGCCACCACAATGCAGGATTGCCATGAATGGAAACTTGATAGTCTCCTGTAAGTTTAAAAGAGGAAAAGATGGGTTGTGCAGTGAtgttgaataaattatttcaattgcagtttttaattgtttattttaattttttagggaAGGAAGAAACCATTGTACTAGCTCAGATGGTACTAGGAGGGCAACGTTCTAAGCCTTAAGGCCTACAGAACCCAAGTTCGAATCCTGGGGAGGCCACGGCTACTCTGGTCCTGGCCCATTCTGGCTGAGGCGCCCTTGACTGACacagttgttttaaaaaaaatgtatgataaaatttttatttttatttatttattttttgcattgtccAAGAAACAAAGATCTTATCAGGCctcaaatttattctcaaaaattaacttattttcaaattaaaaaaatatttttgtcaaaaactattttataaacaaaagtTATCATATTTGCTGAGTACTGTTCTTAAGAACAGTTTCTAACTTTCTTTACTTAAcacattgatttcttttttctttatctttattttttaatcacattTTTATCGGGGCTAGACTTAGGCAAAAAAACTTTTTAGATAGAAAAAActtgttgaagaaattaagaTGACAAGAGATCGACAATGACAAATTCATTACTTCACGAGTTGGTTGTACCatgaaaaaagatatttttaatataatattttgtatagaGATAATATATGAGGTTGAATTTATCTTGAATAGTAATTACTCTTCAATACACGTGAAAAGAagtcataatttaaaaaaaatatatatttaagagatttaaaaaatatacaatataaTTTCACCACaattaaaagtctatttgagaTTAAGATAAAATCTGTCTTTTCACTTATGACTTAAAGATAAaggtataaaattatttttttattactatatttATTAAATCATGTTGTCATTCTTTTAGTTTGCAAAACTTTTTGATAAATCCATACCGAAAACTTCTTACACGGCAGTTTCGAGAGAGTTACAAACGCCGTTTGCCACGTGCAAGGTCCAGAATATTCCACGCATGATTCGAATCCGTGGCAAGGatattttagattaaaaaaacaaaaaaaatcgcTTTTATAACTTTCCGGTGAACTTTTCCGATACGGTTGCTCTTACGATGGATAAGACGAGTTTCTGACAGAACGGTTCGTATTTTGTCCATTTAGTTCCCGATATGTCTCTaatatttactattatttaCGAAGCAACCCAGCTAAAAGTGGAGTTATTTCCCTTTGCATGGAGGggtattttcattattttgtcgGTTTCAAAAGCAGAACCTTTCATCACGAGGATGAACCGCCACGTGTCAGCTTCTCGACCCTCTTTTCTTGGGTATATGAAGACCACTTGCATTTTCCCGCTTTtccgagaaaaaaaaaattttcctggaaaattcgtatgaagaaaaaaaacctctaaTTATCCTCTTCgatagaaagagaaaaactGGAGAGAGAGTCTCTGAGGGAGAGAAGTTTTGAACTCTGAAATGGTCTGATATAGCTCAAGCTTGAAGTTCCAGTTCACAGAGTTCGAATTAAAATCACCGAAATAAATGGCAATCGGCGGCGTAATTTCTAACCGAAATTTCGGCTCCTTTATAGGCTCTGGTATGTCGGTTCACTGTCTCTATACTATCTGCTTTTAATGTGTTTGCTTTCACCTTTTCTTCTTGAGTGAGCAGGAATTTCTTTTTGCTGCATTTGTGCATTTCTTCGTTTTCTTTTAGCAATTCAATGCATGCATGTCCAGATTTTGCACTATTGGGATGGTTCATTTTGTTTCCTCCTCGATTTTCTCACATCCAGGGGACGGTTCATGTATGTGTCTgcgtttttatttttattttttcctttttggtggATTGGATATTATCTTGAGTGTTAAGCAGCTGTGAAATTGAGCTGAAAATTTTAGTTATCTTTGAGTTGATTTCATCCGTCTGTTATGGACAGCattattgaattttgaattttctactGAAATTCCTGAAGTTCTCCGCATAATTTCATAATTCTCCatgaagttttatttatttatttatctatttatttcttaaaaatctgttcgaataataaatatttatatttgttattaatttcttatttctatttttgttgcCTTGCATTTGGTTACTGAGAAAActgaatggaaaaagaaaataaaacattgaatCTTATTTCTCATGCTATTTTGTTTACTTACCTGCCAAATATCATGGTGACTTGGGAATTGGGAACTACCCTTTGCTTGAGAAAATTTTGATCTGGGATTATTAGAGGAAAATCAATACATGGTATTGAACGATGCCTTCATCAGGGTTCTGATAAAATAAGTAGAAGGGCTACAAAATCAGTGACTTATTCAAGAAATTTAGGGAATTTTCTCATATTGCAACATGGTTTTTTAGTATCTTAAAATGCTTGTCATCTATAATTAGAATGGACAATAGTTTTGTGTCTGCATTTTGATACCTAAGctgaatttatttttgtaatttctgACATTGGCAGGAAAAGTGTGTCAAACAGAGCCAGCTACTGCACAAAACAAAGAAGGGCGTTTGAGCTTTTCTGTTGCCAGACATGTGAGGGAAAACAAGTTCTACAAAAGGCTTTTTATGCAAATGGAGAACTACTCAATATCTAGATATTCGCATTTTCCGTGTCTTCGTGTTGTCGGTTCTCCAGATGGGAAAGCTCTGAAATCAATAGCAACATTCCATGTTGAAGGGGCGTGTTGCCTTCCAATGTCACTTCAATCTGGTGACAAGTTTTGGAGTGTCAACCCTAGGAGAAGAATTCAAGGAATATGTGAATGCTGTCTTTCTTCGAATCCCTCTCTTAGCAGTTGGATTCAACCAAGTAAGTGGGCTAGGCTTGGTATTAGTGACAGCCAGTCCCAGTCGTCTGAGCATGTTAGGTTTGGTAGAACTCGTTCAGCATACAAATCCAAGGAGTATGACATAAAGGGAGCTGATGTGGACTCATTAAAGTCTTCAGAAGGGGCAGGTGAAGTCATTTTAGCAGAAGAAAATTTGCAGAGTGTTTCTCCATGGTGGCAGCAGTTTCCAAAGCGCTGGGTTATTGTCCTGCTTTGTTTTGCTGCATTTCTATTATGCAACATGGACCGTGTGAGTTATCTTCTGGCTTTATCCCTATTGTGTGAGTTAATCATAGCAGGCTTACCTTTCATTATGAATTGTTCATTTTCAAGTAGTTCCAAGTTGCCTCATCCTATAATGAATTATGAGcaattaataatcaaaataaaactaaactaaatgtCTTATTGTAGATGATCATGAATACTTAAGATTTTTCAATGTGCTAAGTCACTTAAATGCAACTAACCTACATTACTTATCTCTTTTTGCTGACTAAGCTATATGTTTCATTTTAGGTGAACATGAGCATTGCGATTCTTCCAATGTCACAGGAGTTTAACTGGAACAGTGCAACAGTTGGTCTAATTCAGTCTTCCTTTTTCTGGGGCTATCTACTCACTCAGGTTTGAGTTGAATGCCCTCATATTTATGCATTACATGAAAGTGAATTAACTATTTATTGTGGATCTCCTTCTCAAGTGTATTGACATGTAGTTGGTCAAGTTCCTACATTTGATGTGcataattttgttgttttgtcTATTTGACTTAGTACTGGCACTAGTTTTGTtcttcaaatcaaatacatCTTTTCAACCTAACCAACTGAGGTAAATTGCTTCCCTTTACACTCTATTTCTAACATTACTTTCACTATCTTTTTCTGGAACATAGATTCTTGGAGGCATATGGGCAGATAAACTTGGTGGGAAGCTAGTATTGGGTTTCGGAGTAATCTGGTGGTCAGTGGCAACAGTTTTGACACCTATTGCTGCAAGAATTGGACTTCCTTTCTTACTTACAATGCGTGCTTTTATGGGGATTGGAGAGGTTGGCctcttttacttctttttgGCTCTGTTGCGCTTTACTGGATTGGAAAGAAATAGCTTGGATAAAAATCATTTGGGGTGTGTGTATTGGATCTAGACATAATTCTAGGCGACTTTTATTTTGGGTATAGAAACCAGTTTTGGTAGTGAATTTGATAATGTCAATATGTCAATCTGAATACTCTTCTTGCACATGCGTCTACACATGGTGAAAGTACACCTTGTTGTTGATGTATGttcatattttctttaagtacttattcattttgttttttgaaaaacgGTTGAGCCAGCTTAACAAGTGATCTTTTGCAAGATGGAGGTTAGGGACAAcagaaagaaatggaaaagacAAAATAACTTAACCTAATAATCATATACTAACGGTCATACCCCTTCAAAGAGATGGGAAcctttaaaattcaattactTTTGACAGGGTTTGGTACTCTCACTGTCTTATGCCATTTTCAATCCAATATGTTGTTTTCGTAACATTGAATTTTGTTTCCTACTTCAACTGTTCTTAAACTGATACAGAGAATCCTTTTATTGATTAAAAGTCATCTATTTTCTTATCAGGGTGTTGCTATGCCTGCTATGAATAATATACTTTCAAAGTGGATTCCAGTTTCAGAGAGAAGCAGATCACTAGCACTGGTATATAGTGGAATGTATCTTGGTTCAGTCACTGGTTTAGCTGTCTCTCCTGCTCTAATCCAAAAGTTTGGATGGCCTTCTGTTTTCTACTCATTTGGCTCTCTTGGAAGTATCTGGTTTGCATTATGGTTGAGTAAAGTAAGTTTTTGCTTCTTGTAGCAACTATTTGATGTACAGTTTAAGTTGCGTATATCATTCCCATAGAATAGAATAAACTGAAGACAGTCCCTCCATAACTCAAATTTATGTTTTCTCTGTTTTAAGGTACAATATCTGGTAGGCCAGCCCCACACCCATACATTTAAAGTTATACAATTTGAGGACAAAATAAATTTTGCTTAACACCTTTTCTTTCCGTGATCCATATGTAAACAATTACTAACCCagcaatttattaaaatttcactCATGCATTTTCATTGCTTCATGCATGACAACCATATACTTCTTGAAACTAAATGGTCTTAGTTTTGAGCATGATTAAGAAAACTGCATCAGGTTTGTAGTATGACTAAATTTATCTGTACAATTCTCATTTGAGGCATGAATTCTCGGCCATATGTCactgttttctttgtttgagtGGTACCATAAAGTTTGTTTGGCTTCACAGGCATATAGCTCACCAGCAGAAGATCCAGAACTTagtgaagaggaaaaaaaggttattttagGAGGCAGCACATCAAAGGAACCTGTTTCATCCATTCCGTGGAAACTAATTTTGTCGAAGGCACCGGTTTGGGCTCTCATAATCTCCCATTTCTGCCATAACTGGGGAACTTTTATTCTTCTAACATGGATGCCTACATACTATAATCAGGTATTTAAGACTTTTCGGGACTGGTCCTACTTTGGTCAAATATTCATTTCCATATTTCTTTCCTGGATCCAAAAACTTTATGTTTTTATTGCTCCATGCATATGAGGTTTTCAAGTTCCCTTTTttgcttcaaaataatttttatggttGCTAATTAAATAATAGTTCAGTTCTGCATTTAACTAATGAATCTGAGCTTTGATCAACCACATCTCAGTAGAAATCTAAGTTAAAATACAACTATGATGGCTGAGTCAGTCTTTTGCCTCTGGACTCCAAATCATTTAACGTCCAATTCGTTTCTTGCAAAATCACAGTTGAACCAGAGTTGGAATACCATTCAAGTGTTCTGGCCTCTGGGGTTACCAATCTGTTGAGGCTTAAACAGTAAAAAAACTGTTCTACTTTGACAATTTTGTAAAGTGCAAGTTAACTAAATTTCTGAGGA
The sequence above is drawn from the Vitis riparia cultivar Riparia Gloire de Montpellier isolate 1030 chromosome 15, EGFV_Vit.rip_1.0, whole genome shotgun sequence genome and encodes:
- the LOC117932637 gene encoding ascorbate transporter, chloroplastic-like; this translates as MAIGGVISNRNFGSFIGSGKVCQTEPATAQNKEGRLSFSVARHVRENKFYKRLFMQMENYSISRYSHFPCLRVVGSPDGKALKSIATFHVEGACCLPMSLQSGDKFWSVNPRRRIQGICECCLSSNPSLSSWIQPSKWARLGISDSQSQSSEHVRFGRTRSAYKSKEYDIKGADVDSLKSSEGAGEVILAEENLQSVSPWWQQFPKRWVIVLLCFAAFLLCNMDRVNMSIAILPMSQEFNWNSATVGLIQSSFFWGYLLTQILGGIWADKLGGKLVLGFGVIWWSVATVLTPIAARIGLPFLLTMRAFMGIGEGVAMPAMNNILSKWIPVSERSRSLALVYSGMYLGSVTGLAVSPALIQKFGWPSVFYSFGSLGSIWFALWLSKAYSSPAEDPELSEEEKKVILGGSTSKEPVSSIPWKLILSKAPVWALIISHFCHNWGTFILLTWMPTYYNQVLKFNLTESGLLCVLPWLTMAVFANIGGWIADTLVSKGLSITSVRKIMQSIGFLGPAFFLTQLGNVRTPTLAVLCMACSQGSDAFSQSGLYSNHQDIGPRYAGVLLGLSNTAGVLAGVFGTAATGYILQRGSWGDVFKVAVVLYIIGTLVWNLFATGEKILD